The following coding sequences lie in one Oncorhynchus kisutch isolate 150728-3 linkage group LG17, Okis_V2, whole genome shotgun sequence genomic window:
- the LOC109906973 gene encoding low affinity immunoglobulin gamma Fc region receptor II-a-like: protein MERTYLLTLLLTTLVYSSLGHRGGRSPSASLSISPDRSQFLEYISFSLSCEVQGSSTGWRLKRYTATVKPSESGVDWGFNQSNYVIKTAKTSDSGVYWCESGSGEHSNAVNITVHGGAVILESPALPVTEDDSVTLRCKYQATPAELTADFYKDGSLIRTEMTGEMTIPAVSKSDEGLYKCNNSEGESPESWMTVKSWSSASLSISPDRSQFLEYKSVSLSCEVQASAAGWRLKRYTVTGVDWGFNHGSNYVIKTAKTSDSGVYWCESRSGQCSNAVNFTVHGGAVILESPALPVTEGDSVTLRCRHEDKKTKDMSSNLTADFYKDGSLIRTETTGEMTIPAVSKSDEGLYKCKNSEGESPESWMTVTGPGPVWSISLPRLLCSLLVVSPYLLVTIVLLVKFRRRRAQGETREPRKTHQDQPGQHVEE from the exons gtCGATCTCCTTCAGCCTCTCTGAGCATCAGTCCCGACAGATCTCAGTTCCTTGAATATATATCTTTTTCTCTGAGCTGTGAGGTTCAGGGGAGTTCTACTGGATGGAGACTGAAGAGATACACAGCGACTGTGAAACCGTCAGAGTCTGGAGTCGACTGGGGGTTCAATCAATCCAACTACGTCATCAAGACAGCTAAAACATCAGACAGTGGAGTGTACTGGTGTGAGTCTGGGTCTGGAGAACACAGCAATGCTGTCAACATCACAGTACACG GTGGCGCTGTGATCTTGGAGAGCCCCGCCCTTCCTGTGACTGAGGATGATTCTGTGACTCTGCGCTGCAAATATCAGGCAACTCCCGCTGAACTCACAGCTGATTTCTACAAAGATGGATCCCTCATCAGGACTGAGATGACAGGAGAGATGACCATCCCTGCAGTATCCAAGTCAGATGAAGGGCTCTACAAGTGTAACAACTCTGAAGGAGAATCACCAGAGAGCTGGATGACTGTGAAAA gttgGTCTTCAGCCTCCCTGAGTATCAGTCCCGACAGATCTCAGTTCCTTGAATACAAGTCTGTCTCTCTGAGCTGTGAGGTTCAGGCGAGCGCTGCTGGATGGAGACTGAAGAGGTACACAGTGACTGGAGTCGACTGGGGGTTCAATCACGGTTCCAACTACGTCATCAAGACAGCCAAAACATCAGACAGTGGAGTGTACTGGTGTGAGTCTCGGTCTGGCCAATGCAGCAATGCTGTCAACTTCACAGTACACG GTGgcgctgtgatcctggagagccccGCCCTTCCTGTAACTGAAGGAGATTCCGTGACTCTGCGCTGCAGACATGAAGACAAGAAAACGAAGGACATGTCCTCAAACCTCACAGCTGATTTCTACAAAGATGGATCCCTCATCAGGACTGAGACGACAGGAGAGATGACCATCCCTGCAGTATCCAAGTCAGATGAAGGGCTCTACAAGTGTAAAAACTCTGAAGGAGAATCACCAGAGAGCTGGATGactgtgacag GCCCAGGGCCTGTGTGGTCCATCTCTCTGCCCAGGCTGCTGTGTAGTCTACTGGTGGTGTCTCCCTACCTGCTGGTGACCATCGTACTGCTGGTGAAATTCCGTAGGCGCCGTGCTCAAG GGGAAACCAGGGAACCCAGGAAGACACACCAAGACCAACCAG GTCAGCATGTTGAAGAGTGA